A genomic stretch from Arachis stenosperma cultivar V10309 chromosome 3, arast.V10309.gnm1.PFL2, whole genome shotgun sequence includes:
- the LOC130968811 gene encoding serine/threonine-protein phosphatase PP1 produces MDESVLDDIIRRLLAAKNGRTTKQVQLTESEIRQLCTTSKEIFLSQPNLLELEAPIKICGDVHGQYSDLLRLFEYGGYPPEANYLFLGDYVDRGKQSIETICLLLAYKIKYKENFFLLRGNHECASINRIYGFYDECKRRFNVRIWKTFTDCFNCLPVAALIDEKILCMHGGLSPELKHLDQIRNIARPVDVPDHGLLCDLLWADPDKDLDGWGENDRGVSFTFGADKVVEFLEEHDLDLICRAHQVVEDGYEFFAKRQLVTIFSAPNYCGEFDNAGAMMSVDDTLTCSFQILKSSDKKGKGGFGNNTSRPGTPPHKGGKVFN; encoded by the exons ATGGATGAGAGCGTCCTCGACGACATCATTCGGAGGCTTCTTGCAGCGAAGAACGGCAGAACGACGAAGCAGGTTCAACTCACTGAGTCGGAAATCCGACAGCTCTGTACTACTTCCAAGGAGATCTTCCTCAGTCAACCCAATCTTCTCGAGCTCGAAGCTCCCATCAAGATTTGCg GAGATGTTCATGGCCAGtattcagatcttctaaggttGTTTGAATATGGGGGATACCCACCTGAGGCAAATTATTTATTCCTCGGAGATTATGTTGATCGTGGTAAACAGAGCATAGAGACGATATGTTTACTCCTTGCATACAAGATCAAATACAAGGAGAACTTCTTTCTTCTTAGGGGCAACCATGAATGTGCCTCCATTAATCGTATATATGGTTTCTATGATGAGTGCAAGAGGAGGTTTAATGTTCGCATTTGGAAGACTTTTACCGACTGCTTTAACTGTCTACCCGTTGCTGCTCTTATAGATGAGAAAATCCTTTGCATGCATGGTGGATTATCTCCTGAGCTTAAACACTTAGATCAGATAAGGAATATTGCTCGTCCAGTTGATGTACCAGATCATGGACTTCTCTGTGACCTGCTGTGGGCTGATCCTGATAAAGATCTTGATGGGTGGGGAGAAAATGACCGAGGTGTGTCATTTACATTTGGTGCTGATAAGGTGGTTGAATTTCTTGAAGAGCATGATCTTGATCTGATTTGCCGAGCTCATCAG GTTGTAGAAGATGGATATGAGTTTTTTGCCAAGCGCCAACTGGTGACTATATTTTCAGCGCCAAATTACTGTGGGGAATTTGATAATGCCGGTGCTATGATGAGCGTGGATGACACCTTGACATGCTCTTTCCAAATACTTAAATCTTCTGACAAGAAGGGTAAAGGTGGATTTGGCAACAACACTTCAAGACCGGGAACTCCTCCTCACAAG GGTGGGAAGGTGTTTAATTGA
- the LOC130967919 gene encoding uncharacterized protein LOC130967919 has protein sequence MKCRSVACIWSGTPFPHRVTAVAAFSSPPSLFTSGSDGSIIWWSISPQVKAVALLCGHAASITDLSTCSPLPVEEEAAAADHGDAGGGERGSSDLAVNCSSSSNFSSALVSACSDGFLCVWSKSSGHCRCRRKLPPWVGTPRIIRPLPSRSRYVCIACSYMEQSVEGNEETHPRKPSKCTIVVVDTYSLSITQTLFHGNLSIGPVRFMALVLGDSDEKGYSVLVADSAGKRQMVSISDDPLERGEPHKETSQLESSFYSDGLSGVDRVVSVLTYRGIVAYVLESRCEFKLLSNDTTIGEVSFDSNLICLDGHLNQTHIVGGLFLESDDAGNSVNFVESSNLISVTFVVWNNIGSAVIYKIMNQNDVFQCEPHSEIPATPCQPDMRLSVIFLQINHYLVCIKSICFHFEEPLLWRPHVTVWSLHSFDDKPGKLYRQCRMISDGESFVHCFGKSTQLEGQDSLETKSFDQNQSSEDINTIHVDNISDYWSNKGKMVSSSMIISENLFTPYAVVYGFISGEIELLRFDLFQGICFNDASSNPDEKSITCKQHFSGHTGAVLCLAAHQMMGNANGQNLKRVLVSGSADCTIRIWDLDTSRLIMVMHHHVAPLRQIILPPSLTGHPWSDCFLSVGEDACVALVSIETLRVERMFPGHVNYPSKVVWDGSRGYIACLCQTHYGTSDATDVLYIWDVKTGSRERVLRGTAAHSMFNHFCKNISMNSISGKLLNGNTSVSSLLLPVIDDARLSNSPVNLSENSLTSSKSSPNISNMTELNYSRRNGGKGNSPKPTSSSLFNLWGNKLPVKCACPFPGVVTLSFDLASLMLSYWGNEFMENGNYNLKKQEVQDQNSGDQYEEYLLRYSLSILHLWSVDSDLDNLLISDMKLRKPENFIVGSGLQGDKGSLTLTFPGLSATLELWKSSSEFCAMRSLTMVSLAQRLVSLSHSGSAASSALAAFYTRNFMEKFSDMKPPSLQLLVAFWQDESEHVRLAARSIFHCAASHAIPLPLCNTKPPESTKTSSQSGSRGKSISPRSEKQGISHDEESNIVAWLESFEVQDWISCVGGTSQDAMTSHIIVAAALAIWYPSLVKPSLASLVVHPLMKLAMAMNEKFSSTAAELLAEGMESTWKGCMASEIPHLIVDIFFQVELSGPTAKEIPASSFAIKKTLVEVLLPSLAMVDIPGFLSVIERQIWSTASDSSVHLVSLLTLIRIMRGSPRNLAQYLDKVVNFILHTVDPSNSVMRKACYQTSMTTLKEVVRVYPMVAVNDSWTKLAVGDVIGEISSSSIRVYDMQSVTMIKVLDASGPPGLPSLLTPASGTMLTAAISALSFSPDGEGIVAFSEHGLMIRWWSLGSVWWEKLSRNFIPVQCTKLIFVPPWEGFSPNSSRSSIIANILENDRKLSVLDNARDSNHGDSMKQLLHNLDLTYRLEWVGDRKILLTRHGQELGTFQL, from the exons ATGAAGTGCCGATCGGTGGCTTGCATTTGGTCTGGCACCCCCTTCCCCCACCGTGTCACCGCCGTCGCCGCCTTCTCCTCCCCGCCCTCCCTCTTCACCTCCGGATCCGATGGCTCCATCATCTGGTGGTCCATTTCCCCC CAAGTTAAAGCAGTGGCCCTCTTGTGCGGTCACGCAGCTTCCATCACTGATCTCAGCACTTGCAGCCCTCTTCCCGTCGAAGAAGAAGCCGCTGCCGCCGATCATGGTGATGCTGGTGGTGGTGAACGTGGTTCGAGTGATTTAGCGGTGAATTGTAGTTCAAGTAGTAATTTTAGTAGCGCCTTGGTAAGCGCTTGTTCTGATGGGTTCTTGTGTGTTTGGAGTAAAAGCAGTGGACATTGCCGTTGCCGGAGGAAACTGCCACCTTGGGTCGGAACACCGCGCATCATTCGGCCGTTGCCCTCGAGGTCGAGATATGTGTGCATTGCTTGTTCCTACATGGAACAATCTGTGGAGGGAAATGAAGAGACTCACCCCAGGAAGCCTTCTAAATGTACCATTGTTGTTGTAGACACGTACTCGCTTTCCATTACTCAGACTTTGTTTCATGGGAATTTATCTATCGGCCCAGTTAGGTTTATGGCTTTAGTGTTAGGTGATAGTGATGAAAAGGGGTATTCTGTACTTGTGGCTGATTCTGCTGGCAAAAGGCAAATGGTTTCGATATCAGATGACCCCCTTGAACGTGGGGAACCACACAAGGAAACATCTCAGTTGGAGAGTTCTTTTTACTCTGACGGATTGAGTGGTGTGGATCGTGTTGTTTCAGTTTTAACTTACAGGGGTATTGTTGCTTATGTGCTGGAAAGTCGCTGTGAATTCAAGTTATTGTCAAATGATACTACCATTGGAGAGGTTTCCTTTGACAGCAATCTGATCTGTTTAGACGGGCATTTGAATCAAACACATATTGTGGGTGGCCTTTTTCTTGAAAGTGATGATGCAGGGAATTCAGTCAATTTTGTTGAAAGCAGCAACTTGATATCAGTAACTTTTGTTGTTTGGAATAATATAGGGTCTGCAGTTATCTATAAGATAATGAATCAGAATGATGTTTTTCAATGTGAACCTCATTCTGAGATTCCTGCTACTCCTTGTCAACCTGATATGAGATTATCTGTTATTTTCCTACAAATAAATCATTATCTTGTCTGCATCAAGTCAATTTGCTTTCATTTTGAGGAACCTTTGCTATGGAGACCACATGTCACAGTCTGGTCGCTGCATAGTTTTGATGATAAGCCTGGTAAATTATACCGTCAATGCAGGATGATCAGTGATGGTGAATCTTTCGTGCACTGTTTTGGGAAGTCTACTCAGCTTGAAGGACAGGATAGTCTAGAGACTAAATCTTTTGATCAAAATCAAAGTTCAGAAGATATAAACACCATTCATGTTGATAACATTAGTGATTATTGGTCTAACAAGGGAAAGATGGTCTCTTCTTCCATGATTATCTCTGAGAACCTCTTCACTCCTTATGCTGTTGTATATGGTTTTATAAGCGGAGAAATAGAGCTTCTAAGATTTGATCTGTTTCAAGGCATTTGCTTTAATGATGCAAGTTCCAATCCTGATGAAAAGTCTATCACATGCAAGCAGCACTTTTCAGGACATACAGGCGCTGTACTTTGTTTGGCAGCACACCAAATGATGGGTAATGCCAATGGCCAAAATCTAAAACGGGTTTTGGTGTCTGGAAGTGCGGATTGTACAATTCGTATATGGGATCTTGACACTAGCCGTCTTATTATGGTAATGCATCATCACGTGGCTCCATTACGTCAAATTATTCTTCCCCCATCTTTGACCGGACATCCTTGGAGTGACTGCTTCCTCTCAGTTGGAGAGGATGCATGTGTAGCTCTTGTTTCTATAGAGACTCTGCGGGTGGAGAGAATGTTTCCTGGACATGTGAACTATCCATCAAAAGTTGTATGGGATGGATCAAGAGGTTATATTGCCTGTCTCTGTCAAACACATTATGGAACTTCTGATGCTACTGATGTGTTGTACATTTGGGATGTAAAGACAGGTTCCCGCGAGCGAGTCCTGCGTGGGACAGCTGCGCATTCAATGTTTAATCACTTTTGTAAAAACATTAGCATGAATTCCATATCTGGCAAATTGCTGAATGGAAATACATCAGTTTCTTCTTTACTTCTTCCGGTAATTGATGATGCAAGGCTCTCTAATTCCCCTGTCAACCTGTCAGAGAACTCACTCACTTCTTCAAAGTCATCACCAAATATTTCAAACATGACTGAGTTGAATTATTCCAGAAGAAATGGAGGTAAAGGAAATTCACCAAAGCCAACTTCATCTTCTCTGTTTAATCTCTGGGGTAACAAGCTTCCTGTCAAATGCGCATGCCCTTTTCCTGGCGTTGTGACTCTGAGTTTTGATCTTGCCTCACTGATGCTCTCTTATTGGGGGAATGAATTCATGGAAAATGGTAATTACAATTTGAAGAAGCAAGAAGTTCAGGATCAAAATTCTGGCGACCAGTATGAAGAATACTTGCTTCGATATAGCCTGTCTATTTTACATTTGTGGAGTGTAGACAGTGACCTTGATAACTTGCTGATAAGTGACATGAAGCTGAGGAAACCAGAGAATTTTATAGTAGGTTCAGGTCTACAGGGGGATAAAGGATCATTGACATTGACCTTTCCTGGTCTGAGTGCTACTCTAGAG CTCTGGAAATCGTCATCTGAGTTTTGTGCAATGAGATCATTGACAATGGTATCCCTTGCCCAACGTCTGGTTAGCTTATCTCACTCTGGCTCAGCAGCAAGCAG TGCTTTAGCAGCATTCTATACCCGCAATTTCATGGAAAAGTTTTCAGATATGAAGCCACCTTCATTACAG CTTCTGGTGGCCTTTTGGCAAGATGAGAGTGAACATGTGCGCTTAGCAGCACGCTCTATATTTCATTGTGCTGCCTCTCATGCTATTCCACTACCTCTATGCAATACAAAACCACCTGAGTCAACTAAGACAAGCTCCCAATCTGGAAGTAGAGGCAAAAGCATATCTCCTAGGTCAGAAAAACAAGGAATTTCCCATGATGAAGAATCCAATATAGTTGCTTGGTTGGAATCATTTGAAGTGCAAGATTGGATTTCTTGTGTTGGGGGAACAAGTCAAGATGCTATGACATCTCACAtaattgttgctgctgcattgGCTATCTGGTATCCTAGTCTTGTAAAGCCAAGTCTTGCCTCCTTAGTTGTTCATCCATTGATGAAGTTGGCTATGGCCATGAATGAGAAATTTAGCTCCACTGCGGCTGAGCTCCTTGCAGAGGGCATGGAGAGTACATGGAAAGGATGTATGGCCTCTGAGATACCTCATCTGATTGTGGATATTTTTTTCCAAGTAGAGTTGAGTGGTCCAACTGCCAAAGAAATTCCAGCTTCATCATTTGCTATTAAAAAGACTTTGGTTGAAGTTCTTCTTCCAAGTTTAGCTATGGTTGATATACCAGGTTTTTTGTCTGTAATAGAGAGACAGATTTGGTCTACTGCATCTGATTCGTCTGTCCACTTGGTGTCCCTCTTGACTCTTATAAGGATTATGCGTGGTTCTCCAAGAAACTTGGCTCAATACCTTGACAAG GTGGTAAACTTCATTTTACATACTGTAGATCCTAGCAACTCAGTTATGCGGAAAGCATGTTACCAGACTTCAATGACAACTTTAAAGGAGGTTGTACGTGTGTATCCTATGGTTGCTGTCAATGATTCATGGACCAAACTTGCAGTTGGGGATGTGATTGGTGAAATTAGCAGCTCAAGCATTAGGGTCTATGATATGCAAAG TGTGACAATGATAAAGGTTTTGGATGCAAGTGGGCCTCCTGGACTTCCAAGTTTGCTAACACCAGCATCAGGAACAATGTTAACTGCTGCAATTTCAGCTCTTAGCTTTTCTCCTGATGGAGAG GGGATAGTTGCTTTCTCTGAACATGGGCTAATGATTAGATGGTGGTCACTAGGATCTGTCTGGTGGGAGAAACTGAGCCGGAACTTTATTCCTGTCCAGTGCACCAAACTTATATTTGTCCCGCCATGGGAGGGATTCTCACCTAATTCATCCAGGTCAAGCATAATCGCCAACATTTTGGAAAATGACAGGAAGTTGAGTGTTctg GACAATGCTAGGGATTCAAATCACGGGGACAGTATGAAACAATTGCTTCATAATCTGGACCTTACTTATAGGCTAGAATGGGTAGGTGATAGGAAAATACTCCTTACAAGACATGGCCAGGAATTGGGCACTTTTCAGTTATAA
- the LOC130969490 gene encoding probable WRKY transcription factor 29, producing the protein MDELACFMDWDLESIVRGCPSTATTIMEHDPNPNFLFHQQDYDLLFSTSSFPEFSETTRVLDELDELYKPFYPVCHTLSPHIQNNINDDNNNNNHPLPLPIIPKEPEDAIKQDLQQVSTVSKPKKSKKSLNKRVVKEVTAADIGVCDAWAWRKYGQKPIKGSPYPRSYYRCSSSKGCVARKQVERNHLDPTIFLVTYTAEHNHPYPTRRNSLAGISRKNNSLTTTTTTTTTTTCSSSSNSSSMEEHKGFKKQHGLLCEAAEFGDVWFPDTTDIDHEFMRLNNKLELQFHAGDFIAGNY; encoded by the exons ATGGATGAGCTTGCTTGCTTTATGGACTGGGATCTGGAATCCATTGTGAGAGGGTGCCCATCAACTGCCACCACCATCATGGAGCACGATCCAAACCCTAATTTCCTCTTTCATCAACAAGATTATGACCTACTTTTCAGTACTAGTAGTTTTCCTGAATTCTCAGAAACCACAAGGGTCCTTGATGAATTGGACGAGCTTTACAAGCCTTTCTACCCAGTTTGCCACACTCTTTCCCCTCATATTCAAAACAATAttaatgatgataataataataataatcatccCCTACCGTTACCAATAATCCCCAAAGAACCCGAAGATGCCATCAAACAAGACTTGCAGCAAGTTTCCACAGTTTCTAAACCTAAAAAAAG CAAGAAGAGCCTGAACAAGAGGGTGGTGAAGGAGGTTACAGCGGCGGATATTGGAGTTTGCGACGCATGGGCGTGGCGAAAATACGGACAGAAACCTATCAAGGGTTCACCATATCCACGGAGCTATTACAGGTGCAGCAGCTCCAAAGGATGCGTGGCGAGGAAACAAGTTGAAAGGAACCATCTGGATCCAACGATTTTCTTGGTTACATACACCGCTGAACACAACCATCCCTACCCTACTCGCCGCAACTCTCTCGCAGGGATTTCACGCAAGAACAACTCCTTAACAACAacaactactactactactactacaacttgttcttcttcttcgaaTTCCTCGTCCATGGAAGAACATAAGGGATTCAAGAAGCAGCATGGACTTCTTTGTGAAGCTGCTGAGTTTGGTGATGTTTGGTTTCCAGACACAACAGACATCGATCATGAATTTATGAGGCTTAATAATAAACTAGAACTTCAATTTCATGCTGGTGATTTCATCGCTGGTAATTATTAG